A region from the Alphaproteobacteria bacterium genome encodes:
- a CDS encoding MotA/TolQ/ExbB proton channel family protein — translation MRRVSIDFATLIGLSVSFALLGICIYISGSFRSFMDLGAFLLVIIGTFFVTMTCFSFKDIVAAQRLLIQTIFTKVEEPSYAAYRAIQIAEIAKREGILSLQGKEVMAAHNRFFAKGLQMLVDNFKSDDIQYTLQQALEASSERHKRSAAVLRKSAEVAPALGLIGTLIGLVQMLGQLNDPKAIGPAMAIALLTTLYGAVMAYMVFTPLASKLEHNSQKEMIVSSIYKEALGSIARKENPRQLEIHINTTLPKDQRVRYYEQA, via the coding sequence ATGAGAAGGGTTTCCATCGATTTTGCGACATTAATAGGTTTAAGTGTATCATTTGCCTTGTTAGGCATTTGTATTTACATCTCCGGCAGTTTCAGGTCCTTTATGGATTTAGGCGCCTTTCTGTTGGTGATTATAGGCACGTTCTTTGTAACGATGACCTGTTTTTCCTTCAAAGATATTGTGGCGGCGCAACGCTTGTTGATACAAACGATTTTTACTAAAGTGGAAGAGCCAAGTTATGCAGCATATCGTGCTATCCAAATAGCTGAAATTGCCAAACGCGAAGGTATTCTGTCCCTACAGGGAAAAGAAGTCATGGCAGCGCATAACCGTTTTTTTGCCAAAGGCTTGCAGATGTTGGTGGATAATTTTAAATCGGATGATATTCAATATACCTTACAGCAAGCGCTTGAAGCCTCTTCGGAGAGGCATAAACGAAGCGCCGCAGTGTTGCGTAAATCGGCAGAGGTGGCGCCGGCGCTTGGATTAATCGGTACTTTGATCGGGCTTGTGCAAATGTTAGGGCAATTAAATGATCCCAAAGCCATCGGCCCTGCGATGGCTATTGCATTGCTGACCACCCTCTATGGAGCCGTGATGGCGTATATGGTGTTTACACCGCTTGCGTCGAAACTCGAGCATAATTCGCAAAAAGAAATGATTGTGAGTTCCATTTATAAAGAAGCGCTAGGATCGATTGCTCGCAAAGAAAATCCGCGCCAGTTGGAAATCCATATTAATACCACGTTGCCTAAAGACCAGCGTGTGCGATACTACGAACAGGCATAA
- the fliF gene encoding flagellar M-ring protein FliF has translation MDALLNVLKGLGPVKLAIMALVTVVLLGVFAIISFKLSAPTLVPLYSGLAPADGSKIVQELEARKIPYKIVGDGTEVLVPAEQVPQLRMNLAAAGIPSSGSIVGYEIFDKADALGTSNFLYNINNKRALEGELSRTIMSFDTIDNARVHLVIPKRVLFEQEAQEPRASIILKIKGKQNLSRSQIQAISHLVVTAVPGLKLENITIVDTTGRPLKLGVKDELSLSGGSGEAQDYQVMIEQRLKQSVESLVAQTIGEGKIKAHVTADINFDRVVTNSETFDPDSQVARSVQTIEENENANNKEGAGNVSVANNLPNQENGGSQGAQSSSNNQKVDETTNFEISKTVKNQISESGTIKRLSIAVLVDGTYSADPKTGKQMYAARSEDELSKIRALASSAVGFKKERGDTIEVINMPFERQIEEVKDDKLAWLKDDFQNLMQTLIIGVVVILAILLIIRPMVNKAFEASATAEAEEARLLGTQEVTNFVDIVTEDLPLDDDMMDINNTDQASARVKTMTIKSVNEAIQKHPDEALSVMRTWLYGNNN, from the coding sequence ATGGATGCATTACTGAATGTTTTAAAAGGGTTGGGACCGGTCAAGCTGGCTATTATGGCGCTGGTTACGGTTGTGTTGCTGGGTGTTTTTGCGATTATCTCATTTAAATTATCGGCGCCAACATTGGTGCCGCTTTATTCGGGCCTTGCTCCTGCGGATGGTTCAAAAATTGTCCAGGAACTGGAGGCGCGTAAAATTCCTTATAAAATAGTGGGTGATGGTACGGAAGTCTTGGTGCCGGCAGAGCAGGTGCCGCAATTACGGATGAACCTGGCTGCGGCAGGCATTCCGTCATCTGGTTCCATTGTTGGTTATGAAATCTTTGATAAAGCCGATGCTCTGGGGACGTCCAACTTTCTCTATAACATTAATAATAAGCGGGCACTTGAGGGCGAGTTAAGCCGAACCATTATGTCGTTTGATACGATTGATAATGCTCGGGTGCATCTGGTGATACCTAAGCGGGTGTTGTTTGAGCAGGAAGCGCAAGAGCCTCGAGCCTCGATTATTCTGAAGATTAAGGGCAAGCAAAACCTAAGCAGGTCTCAGATTCAAGCAATCAGCCATCTGGTGGTTACGGCGGTTCCGGGTCTAAAGCTCGAGAATATTACCATTGTTGATACCACGGGCAGGCCTTTAAAGTTGGGAGTCAAAGATGAATTGAGTTTGTCTGGTGGTTCTGGTGAGGCCCAAGATTACCAAGTCATGATTGAGCAGCGCCTGAAGCAGTCTGTAGAAAGCCTGGTTGCCCAAACCATCGGTGAGGGAAAAATCAAAGCGCACGTGACGGCAGATATCAACTTTGATCGTGTAGTAACCAATTCTGAAACCTTTGATCCTGATAGCCAGGTGGCTAGGTCGGTGCAAACGATTGAAGAAAATGAGAATGCCAACAACAAGGAAGGGGCGGGCAATGTTTCGGTTGCAAATAACTTGCCCAATCAGGAAAATGGAGGCAGCCAGGGAGCTCAGAGCAGCTCTAATAACCAAAAAGTGGATGAAACCACTAATTTTGAAATTTCCAAAACAGTCAAGAATCAAATCAGCGAAAGTGGCACCATTAAACGTCTCTCCATTGCTGTTTTGGTCGATGGTACCTATAGTGCCGATCCTAAAACAGGTAAACAAATGTATGCGGCACGTTCCGAAGATGAATTATCAAAAATCAGGGCATTGGCAAGTTCTGCTGTTGGTTTCAAAAAGGAGCGTGGCGATACGATTGAAGTCATTAATATGCCGTTTGAGCGTCAAATCGAAGAAGTTAAAGATGATAAGCTGGCATGGTTGAAAGATGATTTCCAAAACTTGATGCAGACCCTTATTATTGGTGTTGTGGTGATATTGGCCATCTTATTGATTATCAGGCCAATGGTTAACAAGGCATTTGAAGCTTCTGCAACAGCGGAAGCAGAAGAAGCTAGATTGCTTGGTACGCAAGAAGTAACCAATTTTGTGGATATTGTGACCGAAGATCTACCGCTAGATGATGACATGATGGATATTAATAATACCGATCAGGCATCTGCACGTGTTAAAACCATGACCATCAAAAGTGTCAATGAAGCAATCCAGAAACATCCGGATGAAGCATTGTCGGTTATGCGTACATGGTTATATGGCAACAATAATTAG
- the fliN gene encoding flagellar motor switch protein FliN, whose product MVKQQERDIAVDELDNQTGADVEAVAAAVSDDNLEIVYNIPVEVTAVLGRAEMQVNQLLRLGRGSVVELDRKVGETIDLFVNGRQVAKGEVVIIENRVGVTITEVIKPK is encoded by the coding sequence ATGGTTAAACAACAAGAACGAGATATTGCCGTCGATGAATTAGATAATCAGACAGGTGCTGATGTGGAAGCAGTTGCAGCGGCAGTCAGTGATGACAATCTTGAGATTGTTTATAATATTCCGGTAGAAGTAACGGCCGTTCTTGGGCGTGCTGAAATGCAGGTAAATCAGTTGCTACGCCTGGGGCGTGGGTCGGTGGTAGAGCTTGATCGGAAAGTGGGTGAAACCATTGACCTGTTTGTCAATGGTAGGCAAGTTGCTAAAGGGGAAGTTGTGATCATCGAAAATCGTGTAGGTGTGACCATTACCGAAGTGATTAAACCAAAATAA
- a CDS encoding HAMP domain-containing histidine kinase: MTKRIATSLQFGQPEKAIADLQDFEQKESIQYVCVFDKSQKIFVQRNLNQIIKKSCPSVSHYSNGYSFTWDGLILVTSIFSKKGENIGQMVIKSDLRDIYKELQVSFVALSVTLIGVIALGYFLASALQNIISSPLIELSHAARAVTKGNYDVQVSTPSYGEIQELTADFNIMVKVAKDLKENLEQKVDERTEDLEYALKVKTDFLSNMSHEIRTPIHGVTSFTRLLVEEWDTTDDVMLFNYAQRAHKSGERLLILINNLLDMSKFEKGAIQLERRELLFSDLIKTVIAETGGLAEAKHLKVEFEPMANETLVDVDEGRMVQVITNIIGNAVKYSQKGTISICQSINPEAIFLDGVAQVPGMVITVADEGIGIPESELTKIFDKFFESSFTKTKAGGTGLGLAICREIVKAHLGTIWAENNESGMGSTFTFIFPLKEIPGVTQITDKYV; encoded by the coding sequence ATGACGAAAAGGATTGCTACCAGCTTGCAATTCGGTCAACCAGAAAAGGCAATAGCTGACCTCCAAGATTTTGAGCAAAAAGAGTCGATTCAATATGTTTGTGTTTTTGATAAGAGTCAGAAAATCTTTGTTCAGCGAAATTTGAACCAGATTATAAAGAAATCCTGTCCCTCAGTTTCCCATTACAGCAACGGATACTCGTTTACATGGGATGGCTTAATCTTGGTTACCAGCATTTTCTCCAAGAAGGGTGAAAACATAGGTCAGATGGTTATCAAAAGTGATCTAAGAGATATATACAAAGAGCTTCAAGTCAGTTTTGTTGCCCTCTCGGTGACTCTTATCGGAGTCATTGCGCTGGGTTATTTTCTTGCTAGTGCACTCCAGAATATTATCTCTTCGCCGCTAATTGAACTTTCGCACGCCGCACGTGCTGTGACAAAAGGTAATTATGATGTGCAAGTTAGTACTCCATCATATGGCGAAATTCAAGAATTGACCGCTGATTTTAATATTATGGTAAAAGTGGCAAAGGATTTAAAAGAAAATTTAGAACAAAAAGTAGACGAACGCACCGAAGACCTCGAATACGCCCTAAAAGTCAAAACAGATTTCCTCTCCAATATGAGCCATGAAATCCGCACACCCATCCACGGAGTGACCAGTTTCACTCGGCTTTTAGTCGAAGAGTGGGATACCACGGATGATGTGATGTTGTTCAATTATGCTCAGCGTGCCCATAAATCCGGGGAACGTCTATTGATTTTGATCAATAACCTACTGGATATGTCAAAATTTGAAAAAGGGGCGATACAGCTGGAACGTAGAGAGCTGCTGTTTAGTGACCTGATTAAAACGGTTATTGCTGAAACAGGTGGGCTCGCGGAAGCAAAGCACCTGAAAGTGGAGTTTGAACCAATGGCTAACGAAACATTGGTAGACGTCGATGAAGGACGGATGGTGCAGGTCATAACCAATATCATTGGCAACGCTGTTAAATATTCACAGAAGGGTACCATTAGCATTTGCCAGAGCATTAATCCGGAAGCTATTTTCCTCGATGGAGTAGCCCAGGTACCTGGTATGGTGATTACAGTAGCGGATGAAGGGATTGGTATTCCAGAGAGTGAATTGACCAAAATATTTGATAAATTCTTTGAAAGCAGCTTTACCAAAACGAAAGCTGGAGGAACGGGGTTGGGTCTCGCTATCTGCAGAGAAATTGTGAAGGCACATTTAGGGACGATTTGGGCAGAGAATAATGAAAGCGGAATGGGGAGTACATTCACCTTTATATTTCCATTAAAGGAAATCCCTGGAGTCACGCAGATAACGGATAAATATGTATGA
- the virB9 gene encoding P-type conjugative transfer protein VirB9 translates to MFLFVLRLICVVLILGASSKAWSLEENPKPVPTDARIRIYSYKPNQVYKFMGHYRFQSSIEFAPGETIETLTMGDPGGWQIEPLGNRIFLKPIDDYATTNMTVITNLRMYHFELYAEETEDIRDDNMVFVVRFVYPEYGIGGVKNYSISSTPEFNDTENYNFNYTVAGKEYISPIKIFDDGEFTYFQFREKNSEIPAFFLVNPDGSEELINYRMDHGYVVIERVASQFTLRQGSEILCVFNESRPLIKLTPVTKAGAR, encoded by the coding sequence ATGTTTTTGTTTGTTCTTAGATTAATATGTGTTGTCCTTATCCTTGGAGCTTCGTCCAAAGCCTGGTCCCTTGAAGAAAACCCCAAGCCAGTACCGACAGACGCACGTATCAGGATTTACTCGTATAAACCGAATCAGGTTTATAAATTTATGGGGCACTATCGCTTTCAGTCCAGCATTGAATTTGCCCCTGGAGAAACCATTGAAACCCTGACCATGGGTGACCCGGGTGGTTGGCAGATTGAGCCTCTTGGTAACCGTATTTTCCTCAAACCTATCGATGATTACGCCACCACTAACATGACGGTGATTACCAATTTAAGGATGTATCATTTTGAGTTATACGCCGAAGAAACCGAAGATATCCGCGATGACAACATGGTCTTCGTCGTAAGGTTCGTCTATCCGGAATATGGTATTGGTGGTGTTAAAAATTATAGCATCAGTTCGACACCTGAATTTAATGATACTGAGAACTATAATTTCAATTATACCGTCGCCGGCAAAGAGTATATTTCACCGATCAAAATCTTCGATGATGGTGAATTTACTTATTTCCAATTCCGCGAGAAGAACAGCGAAATCCCTGCCTTTTTCCTTGTGAATCCGGATGGCTCGGAAGAACTGATCAACTACCGCATGGATCATGGCTATGTTGTGATTGAAAGAGTCGCAAGCCAGTTCACACTTCGTCAGGGAAGTGAAATATTATGCGTATTTAATGAATCACGGCCACTTATTAAGTTAACGCCAGTAACGAAAGCAGGCGCGCGATGA
- a CDS encoding sigma-54-dependent Fis family transcriptional regulator codes for MRLMIISHDNSYIQQAVSAAQNRFANVRLFVRKDEALSALRNGYGADLLMINVDQDIPGIITELRVERFAIPVVACGIGNNTKAAVEAIKAGALEFIPFPADGDLIAAVIEAIAPRLEETEMICHSPAMQAVLDMAKQVAGADASILITGESGTGKEVIARYIHQTSKRANQSFIAVNCAAIPEQLLESELFGHEKGAFTGALSRRVGKFEEANKGTLLLDEVTEMDIRLQPKLLRAIQERKIDRVGGAASVDVDIRIIATSNRDLKEAIRDGAFREDLFYRLNVINLQLPPLRRRKEDIVPLAQFFVQKYSAANSMKAKPLSNQASLKLIAYDWPGNVRELENTMHRAVLLASGDEIGTSAILLQQESADTNIDSQATIETTYSSLEASALPLVGRTIESVEKEMIVNTLGHCLGNRTQAAMILGISLRTLRNKLNAYKLEATE; via the coding sequence ATGCGACTGATGATAATCAGCCACGATAACAGTTATATCCAGCAAGCGGTTAGTGCGGCGCAAAACCGTTTTGCCAATGTACGGTTATTTGTCAGAAAAGATGAGGCTCTAAGTGCGCTTCGTAATGGGTATGGTGCCGATTTACTCATGATCAATGTTGATCAGGATATTCCAGGAATTATTACTGAATTAAGAGTGGAGCGATTTGCTATCCCAGTTGTTGCCTGTGGCATTGGCAATAATACCAAGGCAGCCGTTGAAGCTATTAAAGCGGGTGCTTTAGAATTTATACCGTTTCCTGCAGATGGTGATCTCATTGCTGCGGTGATTGAGGCAATAGCGCCGCGTCTGGAAGAAACGGAAATGATTTGCCATTCGCCCGCCATGCAAGCGGTTTTGGATATGGCCAAACAAGTAGCCGGTGCTGATGCGAGTATTTTGATTACAGGAGAATCGGGTACCGGTAAAGAAGTGATTGCTCGCTATATCCATCAAACCAGCAAGCGTGCTAACCAGTCTTTTATTGCGGTGAATTGTGCGGCGATTCCTGAGCAGTTACTTGAATCAGAATTATTTGGTCATGAAAAAGGGGCGTTTACCGGAGCCCTGTCGCGGCGAGTAGGAAAATTTGAAGAAGCCAATAAAGGCACATTATTATTGGACGAAGTAACTGAAATGGATATTCGTCTGCAGCCTAAATTGCTGCGCGCTATTCAAGAACGAAAAATCGACAGGGTTGGCGGAGCCGCTTCGGTGGATGTAGATATCCGAATTATTGCCACCAGTAATCGCGATTTAAAAGAAGCTATCCGTGATGGTGCCTTCCGTGAAGATTTATTTTACCGTCTCAATGTCATCAATCTACAGCTGCCACCGTTGCGTCGCCGCAAAGAAGATATTGTGCCTTTGGCGCAATTCTTTGTACAAAAATATTCTGCGGCCAATAGTATGAAAGCAAAGCCATTATCGAACCAGGCTTCCCTCAAATTAATAGCCTATGATTGGCCAGGCAATGTTCGTGAACTTGAAAATACGATGCACCGTGCGGTGTTATTAGCAAGCGGGGATGAAATAGGGACATCGGCAATTTTATTGCAGCAGGAAAGTGCCGATACGAATATCGACAGCCAGGCAACCATCGAAACGACCTATTCCTCGTTGGAAGCAAGTGCTTTGCCGCTTGTTGGCAGAACCATTGAAAGTGTTGAAAAAGAGATGATTGTTAATACATTGGGTCATTGTTTAGGCAATCGCACCCAAGCGGCAATGATTTTAGGGATATCCTTGCGGACGCTTCGGAATAAGTTGAATGCTTATAAGCTTGAGGCGACTGAGTAG
- the fliG gene encoding flagellar motor switch protein FliG: MTKDYMQLTGAEKCAIVLMTIDESNLSKIFSLMDQEEIKEISSIMATLGTVQPDVVERLIIEFTNSVTATLSFVGNMQNTERLLNKVLVGDQVSAIMEEIRGPAGRNTWDKLGNINEEVLANYLKNEYPQTIALIMSKIQPAHAAKVLSALPETLTFDVIQRMLTMEPVQKEVLDGIEKTLRAEFISNLTKTTKNDNNAMIAEIFNNFDRFNESKYMSLLEQRLPDSAEKVKGLMFTFDDLLKISPSDIQTLLRFVDKNKLPMALKGAKEEVRVLFLNNMSQRASKILAEDMEGMGPIRIRDVDDAQSAIINVAKDLIAKSEITVRTKADSGDELIY; this comes from the coding sequence ATGACTAAAGATTATATGCAGCTAACCGGTGCAGAAAAATGCGCCATAGTCTTAATGACGATTGATGAGTCTAATCTCTCCAAGATTTTTTCATTAATGGATCAAGAGGAAATCAAAGAAATTTCTAGTATCATGGCAACGTTGGGCACAGTTCAGCCGGATGTGGTGGAGCGATTGATTATTGAATTCACCAATTCGGTAACAGCCACCCTTTCGTTTGTGGGCAATATGCAAAATACCGAACGTTTGTTGAATAAAGTATTGGTTGGAGACCAGGTGTCCGCCATCATGGAAGAAATTCGTGGTCCTGCAGGCAGAAATACCTGGGATAAATTAGGGAATATCAACGAAGAAGTTTTGGCTAATTATCTTAAAAATGAATATCCGCAAACGATTGCCCTGATCATGTCAAAAATTCAGCCAGCACATGCAGCTAAAGTATTATCGGCCTTACCTGAAACGCTGACCTTTGATGTCATTCAGCGTATGCTGACGATGGAGCCAGTACAAAAAGAAGTGCTCGATGGGATTGAAAAAACATTGCGTGCAGAATTTATCAGCAACCTGACGAAGACAACGAAGAATGATAATAATGCCATGATTGCGGAAATCTTTAATAACTTTGACCGCTTTAATGAATCGAAATACATGTCATTATTAGAACAGCGTTTGCCGGATTCTGCAGAAAAGGTCAAAGGCTTGATGTTTACCTTTGATGATCTGCTCAAAATATCGCCATCGGATATTCAAACCTTACTTCGGTTTGTGGATAAAAATAAATTGCCGATGGCATTGAAAGGCGCCAAAGAAGAGGTTCGTGTGTTGTTTCTCAATAACATGTCGCAGCGTGCATCGAAAATTCTGGCAGAAGATATGGAGGGTATGGGACCTATTCGTATCCGCGATGTGGATGATGCCCAAAGTGCCATTATCAATGTGGCCAAAGATTTAATTGCCAAAAGCGAAATAACGGTGCGTACCAAAGCCGATAGTGGAGATGAGTTAATTTACTAA